Genomic segment of Iocasia fonsfrigidae:
TCTTCAGGATAATAATATGAAAATATATAAACCAACTCCTGAAGAATTAGAAGTATTTAGGAACACTGCACAGCCACCCGTTATTAAATGGTTAAAAGATGAAATTGGAGCTGAACTAGTTGATGGTATGATAGAAACTGTTGAAGAATATACAGAAAAACTAGGTTACTAATCAAAAGTCCTGATAAAGGAGAATATTCCTACTGGGATATTCTCCTTTATTTATAAAAAAATTATAAGGGGGATTTTTTGTGTTCGGGCATCTAAAATATTTTATCGAAAACCTGAGTGATAGAATTAATGATATTGCTAAAATTGTAGTAATAGGGTTAGTGGCAGTGTTAACATCAATAGTTTTATTACAGGTAATTTTTCGTTATATTTTAAATATTGGTTTACCATGGGTTGATGAGCTTTCTCGCTATTTGAATATCTGGGTAGCTTTTTTAGGAGCTAGTGTTGGGCTTAAATATGGAGATCATGTCGGGGTTAGTTTTTTTGTAAATTTACTGCCTGAAAAGCTGTCAGAAG
This window contains:
- a CDS encoding TRAP transporter small permease; its protein translation is MFGHLKYFIENLSDRINDIAKIVVIGLVAVLTSIVLLQVIFRYILNIGLPWVDELSRYLNIWVAFLGASVGLKYGDHVGVSFFVNLLPEKLSEAFKLFTDIIIFIFLCVVIYYAYDYIITSRSVTPTMQISFKLPKSAIFAGTSIMVVHILNFIFNDLSLLFNNKVETKTDVRAG